The following proteins come from a genomic window of Proteinivorax hydrogeniformans:
- a CDS encoding riboflavin synthase, with product MFTGLVEEVGKVQKVKKSIKSCSLTISAKKVLDGVKLGDSISTNGVCLTVVSFTSNSFDADVMPETMDNSNLGKLNIGSEVNLERALQLGNRLGGHMVSGHIDDIGTILNFRKDENATWVTIKPVNTSLKYVIEKGSIAIDGTSLTVADVNDDSFKVSIIPLTGEDTTLLKNKIGDEVNLEYDLVGKYVEKLVNANKTENDSKNSIDISFLQKNGFA from the coding sequence ATGTTTACCGGTCTTGTTGAAGAAGTTGGAAAGGTACAAAAAGTAAAAAAAAGCATTAAATCTTGTAGTCTCACTATAAGTGCAAAAAAAGTTCTAGATGGTGTAAAACTAGGCGACAGTATTAGTACTAATGGTGTTTGCTTAACTGTAGTAAGTTTTACATCTAATAGCTTTGATGCTGATGTTATGCCTGAAACAATGGATAACAGTAATTTGGGAAAGTTAAACATCGGCAGTGAAGTTAACTTAGAGCGAGCTTTACAGCTAGGAAATCGGTTAGGTGGACATATGGTTTCTGGTCATATCGATGATATAGGCACAATACTAAACTTCAGAAAGGATGAAAACGCTACTTGGGTTACCATAAAGCCTGTGAATACTAGCCTCAAATATGTAATAGAAAAAGGTTCTATAGCAATAGATGGTACAAGCCTAACAGTAGCTGATGTAAATGATGATAGCTTTAAGGTTTCAATCATCCCACTCACTGGAGAAGACACTACTTTGCTGAAGAATAAAATCGGTGATGAGGTAAATTTGGAATACGATTTAGTTGGTAAATATGTGGAGAAGTTAGTTAATGCTAACAAAACTGAAAACGACAGCAAAAATTCCATCG